In Deferribacterota bacterium, the genomic stretch TGCTGTAAGTAAAACAGTTAACTTTCCAAATAGTGCAACCATAGAAGATGTAAAAAAGGTTTATTTAATAGCACATAAATATGGATGTAAAGGTATCACAATTTACCGTGATGGTAGCAGAGAAGAACAAGTTTTAAATATAGGTCAAGCAGATAAAGAAAAGATGGCAAAAGAAGGGCAATTATCTTTCAAACCAAGACCACGGCCTAAGATGCTTATTGGTAAAACAATTGAAATGATGACAGGATGTGGAAAGCTTTATGTTACTATTAATAACGATGAAAATGGTAACCCCTTCGAAGTATTCACAAGTATTGGAAAAGCTGGTGGTTGTGCTCAAAGTCAATGTGAGGCAATTGGTAGATTAATATCAGTTATATTAAGAAGTGGGGGCAAACCTGAGACAGTTATAAAACAATTAAAGGGAATATCATGCCATATGAAGTACGGATTTGGTCCACATCAAATCTTAAGCTGTGCTGATGCTGTAGCAAAAGCAATTGAAGAATCACTATCTGAAAAAATAAATATAAAAACAAATATCAAAAACAATATAACTATTGACAAGATTGTTGATGAAATGGAAAATAAAGAAAAGAATAATAAAATTCATGTAAGAAATGGGGCTTGTCCAGAATGCGGTGCTCAAATAACATATGTAGAGGGCTGTGACATATGCTTTTCTTGTGGTTATTCCCATTGCAGTTAAATTAAAAACATACAATTTCAATAAATGTCAAAATGTTTGAAATAATAATAAAATGATATAATCAGCATTTTCGGTTCAAATTACTGTAAAACTGGTTGATGTTTATAATTAATTAATATTTTGTTTTGCACAACAAAAGCATTTTTATCCTTATCAATAAATATCTCCAACAATAAACCCTTAGAATTATCAGGGTTATCGTTATCAAAGATAAAATTGCCTAAACTATATGTAATCAAACCTCCATTATATATTTCAACTGG encodes the following:
- a CDS encoding TSCPD domain-containing protein, which encodes AVSKTVNFPNSATIEDVKKVYLIAHKYGCKGITIYRDGSREEQVLNIGQADKEKMAKEGQLSFKPRPRPKMLIGKTIEMMTGCGKLYVTINNDENGNPFEVFTSIGKAGGCAQSQCEAIGRLISVILRSGGKPETVIKQLKGISCHMKYGFGPHQILSCADAVAKAIEESLSEKINIKTNIKNNITIDKIVDEMENKEKNNKIHVRNGACPECGAQITYVEGCDICFSCGYSHCS